A single region of the Methylocystis echinoides genome encodes:
- a CDS encoding FABP family protein — MDRFYQDIYTEPSDVDPDTLRNLGPLRPMAGIWRGTTGVDVNPKAEGPETQAYVDHYELQPIDPQTNGPQLFYGLRYHQHIVKPGAVETYHDQIGYWLWEPATGTVIQTLAIPRGQIAMASGKAAPDARIFEIEARRGDAHDGILSNPFLDDAFRTDNWRVKVIINDDGGWRYEQITTLMIRGADKPFLHTDASTLTRIGEPTPNPLMRG, encoded by the coding sequence TTGGATCGCTTCTATCAGGATATCTACACGGAGCCCTCCGACGTCGATCCGGACACGCTGCGCAATCTCGGCCCGCTGCGGCCGATGGCGGGCATCTGGCGCGGGACGACCGGCGTGGACGTCAATCCGAAGGCCGAGGGACCCGAGACCCAGGCCTATGTCGATCATTATGAGCTTCAGCCGATTGATCCGCAGACCAATGGCCCGCAGCTCTTCTACGGGCTGCGTTATCATCAGCATATTGTGAAGCCCGGCGCGGTCGAAACCTATCACGACCAGATCGGCTACTGGCTGTGGGAGCCGGCGACGGGAACCGTTATCCAGACCCTCGCCATTCCCCGCGGCCAGATTGCGATGGCGTCCGGCAAGGCCGCGCCCGACGCCCGCATATTCGAGATCGAGGCCAGGCGGGGCGACGCGCATGACGGCATCCTGTCGAATCCCTTTCTCGACGACGCCTTTCGCACGGACAACTGGCGCGTCAAGGTCATCATCAACGACGATGGCGGCTGGCGCTACGAGCAGATCACGACGCTGATGATCCGTGGCGCGGACAAACCCTTTCTGCACACCGACGCCAGCACTTTGACGAGGATTGGCGAACCGACGCCGAACCCGCTCATGCGCGGGTGA
- a CDS encoding HdeD family acid-resistance protein: MAYLNEYAQALPGYDALKKNWAWTVAFGVLLALAGGFALSTVVLSTAATVLFVGFAMIVGGFAEVFHGFAMRTWGHFFWMLAMGGFYILAGALTVRNPLLAATFLTLLIGASLLASGIIRTFISVQLPSGGAKGFLVFSSILTLIVGALIIAQWPSSSLWVIGVFLGADLFFSGLGWVGVGLAMRNAA, encoded by the coding sequence ATGGCCTATCTGAATGAATATGCGCAGGCGCTTCCCGGCTATGACGCGTTGAAGAAGAACTGGGCGTGGACAGTGGCGTTCGGCGTGCTGCTCGCGCTCGCCGGCGGATTCGCCCTCAGCACGGTCGTGCTGTCCACGGCGGCCACGGTGCTGTTCGTGGGCTTCGCCATGATCGTCGGCGGCTTTGCGGAAGTGTTCCACGGCTTTGCGATGCGCACATGGGGGCACTTCTTCTGGATGCTGGCGATGGGCGGCTTCTACATCCTCGCCGGCGCCCTCACGGTTCGCAATCCGCTGCTGGCGGCGACGTTTCTCACCCTGCTGATCGGCGCGAGCCTGCTCGCCTCGGGGATCATCCGCACCTTTATATCCGTGCAACTGCCGAGCGGCGGGGCCAAGGGGTTTCTGGTCTTTTCATCGATCCTGACGCTCATCGTCGGCGCGCTGATCATCGCCCAGTGGCCGAGTTCGAGCCTTTGGGTGATCGGTGTGTTTCTTGGCGCGGATCTGTTTTTCTCGGGTCTTGGCTGGGTGGGCGTCGGGCTCGCCATGCGCAACGCCGCGTGA
- a CDS encoding YqhA family protein encodes MLKRLLEHYLFLSRWLLAPFFIMLTLGLFALMVNAGRHLVGILLSIGANTEDRIILELLGLIDLTLTGALVMIVTISVYENFVSGVPATRREGWPDWMGGIDFTQLKLKLLSTIVAISAIKLLEVFMDVPKFNEQEMNYYIAIHLTFVISTFVFAFSDRVTISGQIEKKTTEEAPRQSDDA; translated from the coding sequence ATGCTGAAGCGCCTGCTGGAGCATTATCTGTTCCTCTCCCGCTGGCTGCTGGCGCCCTTCTTCATCATGCTGACGCTCGGGCTCTTCGCGCTGATGGTGAATGCGGGCCGTCACCTCGTCGGCATTCTGCTGTCCATCGGCGCCAATACCGAAGACCGGATCATCCTCGAGCTTCTCGGCCTCATCGACCTCACGCTGACCGGCGCGCTCGTGATGATCGTCACGATCTCGGTTTATGAAAATTTCGTCTCGGGCGTTCCCGCGACGCGGCGGGAAGGCTGGCCGGACTGGATGGGCGGCATCGACTTCACCCAGCTCAAACTGAAACTGCTCAGCACGATCGTCGCCATCTCGGCGATCAAACTGCTCGAAGTCTTCATGGACGTGCCGAAGTTCAACGAGCAGGAAATGAATTATTACATCGCCATTCACCTGACCTTCGTGATCTCCACCTTCGTTTTCGCCTTTTCCGATCGCGTCACCATTTCTGGACAGATCGAGAAAAAGACGACGGAAGAGGCCCCGAGACAGTCGGACGACGCATGA
- a CDS encoding CobW family GTP-binding protein, whose protein sequence is MTDKIPVTVITGYLGAGKTTLLNRILTEQHGRRYAVIVNEFGEIGIDNDLVVGADEEVFEMNNGCICCTVRGDLIRIIEGLMRRRGKFDAIIVETTGLADPAPVAQTFFVDADVKDAARLDAVVTLADAKWLAARLKDAPEAKTQIAFADVVILNKTDLVTPAELEEVEARIRGINPYATLHRAVKADVPLKAVLERNAFDLDRILQIEPNFLTAEEHAHDHEHQLHAHGHHDHEHHDHDHDHHEPGHACGPDCGHDHHDHDHHHHDHHDHDNHGHLKAIHDAEMQSISIRHKGDLDPERFIPWLNELVQQEGPDILRCKGIVALKNEPRRFVFQGVHMILDGDLQREWKDDEPRESRLVFIGRKLKEDVIRGGFEKIAS, encoded by the coding sequence TTGACCGACAAGATTCCCGTTACCGTCATCACCGGCTATCTCGGCGCCGGCAAGACCACGCTTCTCAACCGCATTCTCACCGAACAGCACGGCCGCCGTTACGCGGTGATCGTCAATGAATTCGGCGAAATCGGCATCGACAATGATCTCGTCGTCGGCGCCGACGAAGAAGTCTTCGAGATGAACAATGGCTGCATCTGCTGCACGGTGCGCGGCGATCTCATCCGCATCATCGAAGGCCTCATGCGCCGGCGCGGCAAATTCGACGCCATCATCGTCGAGACAACCGGCCTCGCCGATCCAGCGCCGGTGGCGCAAACCTTCTTCGTCGACGCCGATGTGAAGGACGCCGCGCGGCTCGACGCCGTGGTGACGCTCGCCGACGCCAAATGGCTCGCCGCGCGCCTCAAGGACGCGCCCGAGGCCAAGACGCAGATCGCCTTCGCCGACGTCGTCATTCTCAACAAGACCGACCTCGTCACGCCGGCGGAGCTGGAGGAGGTCGAGGCGCGCATTCGCGGCATCAATCCCTACGCCACGCTGCACCGCGCCGTGAAGGCCGATGTGCCGCTGAAGGCCGTGCTGGAGCGCAACGCCTTCGATCTCGACCGCATCCTGCAGATCGAGCCGAACTTCCTGACGGCCGAAGAGCATGCTCACGATCATGAGCATCAGCTTCACGCTCACGGCCATCACGATCACGAGCATCACGATCACGACCATGATCACCACGAACCCGGCCACGCCTGCGGCCCGGACTGCGGCCACGATCATCACGACCATGATCATCACCACCATGATCATCACGACCACGACAACCACGGCCATCTCAAGGCGATTCACGACGCGGAGATGCAGTCGATCTCCATCCGCCACAAGGGCGACCTCGACCCGGAACGCTTCATTCCCTGGCTGAACGAGCTGGTTCAGCAGGAAGGCCCGGACATCCTGCGTTGCAAGGGCATTGTGGCGCTCAAGAACGAGCCGCGCCGCTTCGTCTTCCAGGGCGTGCACATGATCCTCGACGGCGACCTTCAGCGCGAATGGAAGGACGACGAGCCGCGTGAGTCCCGGCTCGTGTTCATCGGGCGGAAGCTGAAAGAGGATGTCATTCGCGGCGGCTTCGAGAAGATCGCCTCGTAA
- a CDS encoding metal ABC transporter substrate-binding protein translates to MTTRRAFLALLAAAAVAAPAFAQTEKLPEKMPIVASFSILGDLVSQVGGDRVSVTTLVGPDGDAHVYQPTTADARRIAQAKLIFVNGLGFEGWLERLIAAAKSKGTIVTLGKGVTARPGEEGTDPHAWQDVANAKIYVAEIRDALTAADPAGAESYKARADAYLAKLDALDAEIVETLDAIPRDRRRVVSTHDAFGYFSARYGVEFIAPQGVSTEAEASARDIARIIQAVRQNKVGAVFLENVADPRLAKRIAAETGARMGGTLYSDALSGPQEDGANYIDMMRHNVRELAKALTP, encoded by the coding sequence ATGACAACCCGCCGCGCCTTTCTCGCGCTCCTCGCCGCCGCCGCCGTCGCGGCCCCGGCCTTCGCGCAGACGGAGAAACTGCCCGAGAAAATGCCCATCGTGGCCAGTTTCTCGATCCTCGGCGATCTCGTGTCGCAGGTCGGCGGCGACCGCGTCTCGGTGACGACGCTCGTCGGGCCGGACGGCGACGCCCATGTCTATCAGCCAACCACCGCCGACGCCCGCCGCATCGCGCAGGCGAAGCTCATTTTCGTCAACGGGCTCGGCTTCGAGGGTTGGCTGGAGCGCCTCATCGCCGCCGCGAAAAGCAAGGGAACCATCGTCACCCTCGGCAAGGGCGTGACCGCCCGCCCCGGCGAGGAAGGGACCGACCCGCACGCCTGGCAGGACGTCGCCAATGCGAAGATCTACGTGGCCGAGATTCGCGACGCGCTGACCGCCGCCGACCCCGCCGGCGCCGAGAGCTACAAGGCCCGCGCGGACGCCTATCTCGCGAAGCTCGACGCGCTCGACGCCGAAATCGTCGAGACGCTCGACGCCATCCCGAGGGACCGCCGTCGCGTCGTCTCCACCCATGACGCCTTCGGCTATTTCTCGGCGCGCTACGGGGTTGAATTCATCGCGCCGCAGGGCGTCTCGACCGAGGCCGAGGCCAGCGCCCGCGACATCGCCCGGATCATCCAGGCGGTGCGGCAGAACAAGGTCGGCGCGGTGTTCCTGGAAAATGTCGCCGACCCGCGGCTCGCGAAGCGCATCGCCGCCGAAACGGGCGCCCGCATGGGCGGCACGCTTTATTCCGACGCCCTGTCGGGTCCGCAGGAGGATGGCGCGAATTATATCGACATGATGCGCCACAATGTTAGAGAATTGGCCAAAGCCCTGACGCCGTGA
- a CDS encoding metal ABC transporter permease, whose protein sequence is MFTDIFVAPFLDYEFMRRALIGALALAISGAPLGVFLILRRMSLAGDALSHAVLPGAAIGYLVAGLSLPAMTFGGLIAGFVVAIATGAASRFTTLREDASLAAFYLVSLALGVTLVSLRGSSVDLLHVLFGSVFGLDDAALIMLASVSTLTLVTLAVFYRALVMDTLDPLFLRQTTPFGEFVPFLFLGLVVLNLVAGFQALGTLMAVGLIMLPAAAARLWTHELAAALPLAAGIAAICAYVGLVFSNETGAPTGPAIILAAGLVYFASLIFGRAGGVLRLRRPRRHLEG, encoded by the coding sequence ATGTTCACTGACATCTTCGTCGCGCCCTTCCTCGATTACGAATTCATGCGGCGCGCGCTGATCGGGGCGCTGGCGCTGGCGATCTCGGGCGCGCCGCTCGGCGTCTTTCTCATCCTGCGGCGCATGTCGCTCGCCGGCGACGCGCTCTCCCACGCCGTGCTGCCGGGCGCCGCCATCGGCTATCTCGTCGCGGGCCTGTCGCTGCCGGCCATGACGTTCGGCGGGCTGATCGCCGGGTTCGTCGTCGCCATCGCCACCGGCGCCGCCTCGCGCTTCACCACGCTGCGCGAGGACGCCTCCCTCGCGGCCTTCTATCTCGTCTCGCTGGCGCTCGGCGTCACGCTCGTCTCGCTGCGCGGCTCCAGCGTCGATCTGCTGCATGTGCTGTTCGGCTCGGTCTTCGGCCTCGACGACGCGGCGCTCATCATGCTCGCGAGCGTCTCGACGCTCACCCTCGTCACGCTTGCGGTCTTCTATCGCGCGCTGGTGATGGACACGCTGGACCCGCTGTTCCTGCGCCAGACCACGCCCTTCGGCGAATTCGTGCCCTTCCTGTTTCTCGGCCTCGTCGTGCTCAATCTCGTCGCAGGGTTTCAGGCACTCGGCACGCTGATGGCGGTGGGGCTGATCATGCTGCCCGCCGCCGCCGCGCGGCTGTGGACGCACGAACTCGCAGCCGCCCTCCCGCTCGCGGCGGGCATCGCCGCGATCTGCGCCTATGTCGGGCTGGTCTTCTCCAACGAGACCGGCGCGCCGACCGGCCCGGCGATCATTCTCGCGGCCGGCCTCGTCTATTTCGCCTCGCTCATTTTTGGCCGCGCCGGCGGCGTGCTGCGCCTCAGACGGCCGCGCCGGCATCTGGAAGGGTGA
- the aztA gene encoding zinc ABC transporter ATP-binding protein AztA, protein MSGTAAPGPIRLVNLTLGYDRRPAVHHLDGEIPPGAALAVCGPNGAGKSTLLKALAGLLAPLGGHIARDGATARDVAYLPQLLDVDRSFPINVRDFVAMGAMRRLGLFRRLDAAERARTGMALDRVGMTGMEDRPIETLSGGQMQRALFARLIVQDQRVILLDEPFGAIDEATTDDLLALIAQWRAEGRTVVAVLHELDLARRAFPQTLLLAREPIAWCETHKALCADNLGRARAMSEAYDRAARECLRDEEAPHVH, encoded by the coding sequence TTGAGCGGGACCGCCGCGCCGGGACCGATTCGGCTGGTCAATCTGACGCTTGGCTATGATCGCCGCCCGGCCGTCCACCATCTCGACGGCGAGATCCCGCCCGGCGCGGCGCTCGCCGTCTGCGGCCCCAATGGCGCGGGAAAGTCCACGCTGCTCAAGGCTCTGGCCGGCCTGCTGGCGCCGCTCGGGGGTCATATCGCGCGCGACGGCGCGACGGCGCGGGACGTCGCCTATCTGCCGCAGCTTCTCGATGTCGACCGCTCCTTCCCGATCAATGTGCGCGACTTCGTGGCCATGGGCGCGATGCGGCGGCTCGGCCTGTTCCGCCGGCTCGACGCGGCCGAGCGCGCGCGGACCGGGATGGCGCTCGACCGCGTCGGCATGACCGGCATGGAGGATCGCCCGATCGAGACGCTGTCCGGCGGCCAGATGCAGCGCGCGCTGTTCGCGCGGCTGATCGTGCAGGACCAGCGCGTCATCCTCCTCGACGAGCCCTTCGGCGCCATCGACGAAGCGACGACCGACGACCTTCTCGCGCTGATTGCGCAGTGGCGCGCCGAAGGGCGCACGGTGGTCGCCGTGCTGCACGAGCTCGACCTCGCCCGCCGCGCCTTCCCGCAGACGCTGCTCCTCGCCCGCGAGCCGATCGCCTGGTGCGAGACCCACAAGGCGCTTTGCGCCGATAATCTCGGGCGGGCGCGCGCCATGTCGGAAGCCTATGACCGCGCCGCGCGCGAATGTCTGCGCGACGAGGAAGCGCCGCATGTTCACTGA
- a CDS encoding tetratricopeptide repeat protein, with the protein MGIRLVGTSFRLPPLSGRAALLTGAACSALFLAGCETASGIRPPGRGIAEISDTDPKAASANIESLTEVIRRNPTSAEAYNTRGVAYARIGNFQEAINDFTQAAKIDPNNAAAYTNRALASRQAGQNEAARADFDRAIQANANHAPAYVGRANLLRAQGNLDQARQDLDTAIRLNPENAQAFHSRGLIHQKRGDHARAVTDFDNAIDRDPFAAAPYQARGESLVALGKYDKAIEDFNAALNVDNKSALAWAWLGLAYDKSGNRAKAQETWQRALQLDPQQPIAKQGLRG; encoded by the coding sequence ATGGGCATCCGCCTTGTGGGGACGTCGTTTCGCTTGCCTCCTCTTTCTGGCCGGGCAGCCCTTCTGACAGGCGCCGCGTGCTCCGCGCTTTTTCTGGCGGGGTGCGAGACGGCCAGCGGGATTCGTCCCCCGGGACGCGGCATCGCCGAGATCTCCGACACCGACCCCAAGGCGGCCTCCGCGAACATCGAATCGCTGACCGAGGTCATCCGCCGCAATCCGACGAGCGCCGAGGCCTATAACACCCGCGGCGTCGCTTACGCCCGCATTGGCAATTTTCAGGAAGCCATCAACGACTTCACGCAGGCCGCGAAGATCGATCCCAACAACGCCGCCGCTTACACGAATCGCGCCCTTGCCAGCCGCCAGGCGGGCCAGAACGAGGCGGCGCGCGCGGATTTCGACCGCGCCATTCAGGCGAACGCGAATCACGCCCCGGCCTATGTGGGCCGCGCCAATCTTCTGCGCGCGCAGGGCAATCTCGATCAGGCGCGGCAGGATCTCGACACGGCGATCCGGCTGAATCCCGAGAATGCGCAGGCGTTCCATTCGCGCGGACTCATTCATCAGAAGCGCGGCGACCATGCCCGCGCCGTCACCGACTTCGACAACGCCATCGACCGCGATCCCTTCGCGGCGGCGCCCTATCAGGCGCGCGGCGAGAGCCTCGTTGCGCTCGGCAAATACGACAAGGCCATCGAGGACTTCAACGCCGCGCTGAACGTCGACAACAAGAGCGCGCTGGCCTGGGCCTGGCTCGGCCTCGCCTATGACAAGAGCGGCAATCGCGCCAAGGCGCAGGAGACCTGGCAGCGCGCGCTGCAGCTCGATCCGCAGCAGCCCATCGCCAAGCAGGGCCTGCGCGGGTGA
- a CDS encoding TerC family protein, whose product MTSQLAVSWEVLEIIWINILLSGDNAILIALACRGLPVKQRRWGVFFGALGGVVLRVIFTLLVVQMMGIPYLKAVGSLLLLLVAVKLLIDETEHSDVKAKPNLMGAVISIIMADAVMSLDNVLAIAAAARGSTWLIVFGLALSVPIVMFGAGFLLKVLERFPALVWAGAGLLGWVAGEMAAGDQALLERLHGVDHATLEHSLAIGGAALVLVVAFAVQVWRQWREDQEDEEKREG is encoded by the coding sequence ATGACCTCGCAACTCGCCGTTAGCTGGGAAGTCCTCGAAATCATCTGGATCAACATCCTGCTTTCGGGCGACAACGCCATCCTCATCGCCCTGGCCTGCCGCGGACTGCCTGTGAAACAGCGGCGCTGGGGCGTGTTTTTCGGCGCGCTCGGCGGCGTGGTGCTGCGCGTCATCTTCACGCTGCTCGTCGTGCAGATGATGGGGATTCCCTATCTGAAGGCGGTCGGCTCGCTGCTGCTGCTGCTCGTCGCGGTGAAGCTCCTGATCGACGAGACCGAGCACAGCGACGTGAAGGCGAAACCCAATCTGATGGGCGCCGTCATCTCGATCATCATGGCCGACGCCGTGATGTCGCTCGACAACGTGCTCGCCATCGCGGCGGCGGCGCGCGGCTCCACCTGGCTGATCGTCTTCGGCCTCGCGCTGTCGGTGCCCATCGTCATGTTCGGCGCCGGTTTCCTGCTGAAGGTTCTGGAGCGATTCCCGGCCCTGGTCTGGGCCGGCGCCGGCCTGCTGGGCTGGGTCGCCGGCGAGATGGCGGCGGGCGACCAGGCTCTGCTCGAACGCCTCCACGGCGTCGATCACGCGACGCTGGAGCATTCGCTCGCCATCGGCGGCGCGGCGCTGGTCCTCGTCGTCGCCTTCGCCGTCCAGGTCTGGCGCCAGTGGCGCGAGGATCAGGAGGACGAGGAGAAGCGGGAAGGCTGA
- a CDS encoding PRC-barrel domain-containing protein, producing MGMATQGGNLISSENVEGTAVYDPSGNKIGQIDHLMIDKVSGMVRYAIMTFGGFLGIGEGEHPLPWKAFKYDTNLGGYVTNITEEQLKNAPEFDEQSSWADRDWESRLHQHFGSRPYWEESGAGSSSTNRGTDQTAGF from the coding sequence ATGGGTATGGCGACGCAGGGCGGCAACCTGATCTCCAGTGAGAATGTCGAGGGCACGGCCGTGTATGATCCCTCCGGCAACAAGATCGGCCAGATCGATCATCTGATGATCGACAAGGTCTCCGGCATGGTGCGCTACGCGATCATGACCTTCGGCGGATTCCTCGGCATCGGCGAAGGCGAGCACCCGCTGCCGTGGAAGGCCTTCAAATACGACACGAACCTCGGCGGTTATGTGACGAACATTACCGAGGAGCAGCTCAAGAACGCGCCGGAATTCGACGAGCAGAGCAGCTGGGCCGATCGCGACTGGGAGTCGCGTCTGCACCAGCACTTCGGCTCTCGCCCCTATTGGGAAGAGAGCGGCGCGGGGTCGTCGTCGACGAATCGCGGAACGGATCAGACGGCCGGGTTCTGA
- a CDS encoding MiaB/RimO family radical SAM methylthiotransferase — protein MSASPQKAEVLTFGCRLNMVDSEELARRHGGAAETVVVNTCAVTGEATRQARQAIRRLHRERPEARIVVAGCAARIDPQGFESMAGVTRVIAEQPPTRAFAASEGTRGFLAVQNGCDHSCTFCIIPTGRGASRSVAPREIVAQARALVEGGKQEIVLTGVDLTSYDADGLKLGGLLRLLLRETPALARLRLSSIDCIEADDDLLIALGEEERLCPHLHLSLQAGDDLILKRMKRRHLRADAIRFCERLRAVRPDIVLGADFIAGFPTETEEMFAQTRALVDDCGLTHLHVFPFSPRPGTPAARMPQVARDVAKDRAARLREDGEGALERHLAVQVGKTLELLTERGGMARAADFTLARTPGVEAGRMIEARVVSHDRRALLTSPLPSPPPLSPERKSGAG, from the coding sequence GTGAGCGCGTCGCCGCAAAAGGCGGAGGTTCTCACCTTCGGCTGCCGGCTGAACATGGTCGACTCCGAAGAGCTCGCGCGCCGTCACGGCGGCGCGGCGGAGACGGTCGTCGTCAATACCTGCGCCGTCACCGGCGAGGCCACCCGACAGGCGCGGCAGGCGATCCGCCGCCTGCATCGCGAACGGCCCGAGGCGCGCATTGTCGTTGCGGGCTGCGCGGCGCGCATCGATCCGCAAGGTTTCGAGTCGATGGCGGGCGTGACGCGCGTCATCGCCGAACAGCCGCCAACCCGCGCCTTTGCGGCGTCGGAAGGCACGCGCGGCTTCCTCGCCGTGCAGAATGGCTGCGATCACAGTTGCACCTTCTGCATCATCCCGACGGGGCGCGGCGCCTCGCGCTCCGTCGCGCCGCGGGAGATCGTCGCGCAGGCGCGCGCACTCGTCGAGGGCGGCAAGCAGGAGATCGTGCTCACCGGCGTCGACCTGACGAGCTATGACGCGGATGGCTTGAAGCTCGGCGGGCTGCTGCGCCTGCTGCTACGTGAAACGCCCGCGCTCGCGCGGCTGCGCCTGTCCTCGATCGACTGCATCGAGGCCGACGACGACCTTTTGATCGCGCTGGGCGAGGAAGAGCGGTTGTGCCCGCATCTGCATCTCTCGCTACAGGCGGGCGACGATCTCATCCTCAAGCGCATGAAGCGCCGCCATCTGCGCGCCGACGCCATCCGCTTCTGCGAGAGGCTGCGCGCCGTCCGGCCGGACATTGTGCTCGGCGCCGATTTCATCGCGGGATTTCCGACTGAGACGGAAGAGATGTTCGCGCAAACGCGCGCGCTGGTCGATGACTGCGGGCTGACGCATCTGCATGTGTTTCCCTTCTCGCCGCGCCCCGGCACGCCGGCCGCGCGCATGCCGCAGGTTGCGCGCGACGTCGCGAAGGATCGCGCGGCGCGGCTGAGGGAGGATGGCGAGGGGGCGCTCGAGCGTCACCTCGCGGTGCAGGTTGGGAAAACTCTGGAACTGCTCACCGAACGCGGCGGCATGGCGCGTGCGGCGGATTTCACGCTCGCGCGCACGCCGGGCGTGGAGGCGGGGCGCATGATCGAAGCCCGGGTCGTTTCGCATGACCGGCGTGCGCTGCTGACAAGCCCCCTCCCCAGCCCTCCCCCGCTGTCGCCGGAGAGGAAATCAGGCGCGGGATGA
- the dapF gene encoding diaminopimelate epimerase — MPHPLDDRPILRMNGAGNEILVLDLRGLGHVLAPQEARAIAAAPGLRFDQLMALHDPRAAGDDAFMRIYNIDGSLAGACGNGTRCVAWALAREGKERLSLETAAGRIETRRVAETQFSVDMGRPRLDWREIPLSREVDTRAVTLAPPVAGAPAQFSAVSMGNPHAVFFVPDAVAIPLETLGPALEHHPLFPERANISFAQIVARNDILLRVWERGTGATRACGSAACATLVAAARAGLAERQARVRLPGGDLHIEWRADDHVIMTGPVEFEFETRLSGALFEGAPA, encoded by the coding sequence ATGCCGCATCCGCTCGACGATCGCCCGATTTTGCGCATGAACGGCGCGGGCAATGAAATTCTGGTGCTGGACCTGCGCGGGCTCGGCCATGTGCTGGCGCCGCAGGAGGCGCGCGCCATCGCCGCGGCGCCCGGCCTGCGCTTCGACCAGCTCATGGCGCTGCACGATCCCCGCGCGGCGGGCGACGACGCCTTCATGCGCATCTACAACATTGACGGTTCGCTGGCGGGCGCCTGCGGCAATGGCACGCGCTGCGTCGCCTGGGCTCTGGCGCGTGAGGGCAAGGAGCGCCTTTCGCTCGAAACCGCCGCCGGCCGCATCGAGACCCGGCGCGTCGCCGAGACGCAGTTTTCCGTCGACATGGGCCGGCCCCGGCTCGACTGGCGCGAGATCCCCCTCTCGCGCGAGGTCGACACCCGCGCCGTGACGCTGGCGCCGCCGGTCGCGGGCGCGCCGGCGCAATTCTCGGCTGTCAGCATGGGCAACCCCCATGCCGTGTTTTTCGTCCCCGACGCCGTGGCGATTCCCCTCGAAACGCTCGGCCCTGCGCTCGAACATCATCCGCTCTTCCCCGAGAGGGCGAATATTTCCTTTGCCCAGATCGTCGCGCGCAACGACATTCTCCTGCGCGTGTGGGAGCGCGGCACAGGCGCGACCCGCGCCTGTGGCTCGGCCGCCTGCGCGACGCTCGTCGCGGCGGCGCGCGCCGGCCTGGCCGAACGACAGGCGCGGGTCAGACTGCCGGGCGGCGATCTGCACATCGAGTGGCGCGCGGACGATCACGTCATCATGACCGGGCCCGTTGAATTCGAATTCGAGACGCGGCTGAGCGGCGCGCTGTTCGAGGGCGCGCCCGCGTGA
- a CDS encoding GyrI-like domain-containing protein has product MEEESGLIGMLRRHWQALAAVALLLAAVGVVAQRRLSSGDDAAKQAATAPASPDAAKPEAAKPEAAAPAAPDASAAVASETVMVDARPVAMLKGQGKWEGAAKTLSEAIAKLNAAVAKAGLAVNGRTIAVFTKTDDTGFTFEAMAPLSAAPEGKVKLSDGVEIGASPAGKAMKFQHRGAYDEIDATYEAIAAYLDEKGLDTKDLIIEEYLSDFKGDDAEVNVDIYVFLK; this is encoded by the coding sequence ATGGAAGAGGAATCGGGTCTGATCGGCATGCTGCGCCGGCACTGGCAGGCGCTGGCGGCCGTCGCGCTGCTCCTTGCGGCGGTGGGCGTGGTCGCCCAGCGGCGGCTGTCGTCGGGGGACGACGCGGCCAAACAGGCCGCCACGGCCCCGGCGAGCCCGGACGCCGCCAAGCCGGAGGCGGCGAAGCCCGAGGCGGCGGCGCCGGCCGCGCCGGACGCTTCCGCCGCCGTCGCCAGCGAGACGGTCATGGTCGACGCCCGCCCGGTGGCCATGCTGAAGGGGCAGGGCAAATGGGAGGGCGCCGCCAAGACGCTCTCCGAAGCCATCGCCAAACTCAACGCCGCCGTCGCCAAGGCGGGGCTCGCCGTGAACGGCCGCACCATCGCCGTCTTCACCAAGACCGACGACACCGGCTTCACCTTCGAGGCCATGGCCCCGCTCAGCGCGGCGCCGGAAGGCAAAGTGAAGCTGTCGGACGGCGTCGAGATTGGCGCGTCGCCGGCCGGCAAGGCGATGAAGTTCCAGCATCGCGGCGCCTATGACGAGATTGACGCGACCTACGAGGCCATCGCCGCCTATCTCGACGAGAAGGGGCTGGATACGAAGGACCTCATCATCGAGGAATATCTCAGCGACTTCAAAGGCGACGACGCGGAGGTCAATGTCGATATCTATGTGTTCCTGAAGTAG